A DNA window from Camelina sativa cultivar DH55 chromosome 17, Cs, whole genome shotgun sequence contains the following coding sequences:
- the LOC104755379 gene encoding sugar transport protein 1, with product MPAGGFVVGDGSRAYPGKLTPFVLFTCVVAAMGGLIFGYDIGISGGVTSMPSFLRRFFPSVYRKQQEEATSNQYCQYDSPTLTLFTSSLYLAALISSLVASTVTRRFGRRLSMLFGGILFCAGALVNGFAKHVWMLIVGRILLGFGIGFANQSVPLYLSEMAPYKYRGSLNIGFQLSITIGILVAEVLNYFFAKIKGGWGWRLSLGGAVVPALIITLGSLVLPDTPNSMIERGLHEEAKTKLRRIRGVDDVSQEFDDLVAASKESQSIEDPWRNLLRRKYRPHLTMAIMIPFFQQLTGINVIMFYAPVLFNTIGFTTDASLMSAVVTGSVNVAATLVSIYGVDKWGRRFLFLEGGTQMLICQAVVAACIGAKFGVDGTPGELPKWYAIVVVTFICIYVAGFAWSWGPLGWLVPSEIFPLEIRSAAQSITVSVNMIFTFIIAQIFLMMLCHLKFGLFLFFAFFVVVMSIFVYIFLPETKGIPIEEMGQVWRSHWYWSRFVEDGEYGNALEMGKSTNQGTKHV from the exons ATGCCCGCCGGTGGATTCGTTGTCGGAGATGGCTCAAGGGCTTATCCCGGCAAACTCACTCCCTTTGTTCTCTTCACTTGCGTTGTAGCTGCCATGGGTGGTCTCATCTTTGGATACGATATCGGAATCTCCG GTGGTGTGACGTCGATGCCGTCGTTTCTCCGGAGATTTTTTCCGTCGGTGTACCGGAAACAGCAAGAGGAGGCGACATCAAATCAGTATTGTCAATACGATAGCCCGACGTTAACGCTATTCACTTCGTCGCTGTACTTAGCGGCGTTGATATCGTCGCTGGTGGCTTCCACCGTGACGAGAAGGTTCGGACGACGGCTCTCGATGCTATTCGGGGGTATACTCTTCTGCGCCGGAGCTTTGGTCAATGGCTTCGCTAAACACGTTTGGATGCTCATTGTCGGTCGTATTTTGCTCGGTTTTGGTATCGGTTTCGCTAATCAG TCCGTGCCACTCTACCTATCTGAGATGGCTCCATACAAATACAGAGGATCTTTAAACATCGGCTTCCAGCTCTCCATCACCATCGGGATCCTCGTCGCCGAAGTCCTCAACTACTTCTTCGCCAAAATCAAAGGCGGTTGGGGATGGCGGCTCAGTCTCGGAGGCGCGGTGGTTCCCGCCCTGATCATAACCCTCGGCTCCCTAGTTCTCCCCGACACTCCCAACTCTATGATCGAGCGAGGCCTACACGAAGAGGCCAAAACCAAGCTCAGGCGAATCCGCGGCGTTGATGACGTCAGCCAGGAGTTCGACGATCTAGTGGCCGCTAGTAAAGAGTCGCAGTCGATTGAGGACCCGTGGAGAAACCTCCTCCGCCGCAAATACCGACCACATCTCACTATGGCCATTATGATTCCGTTCTTTCAGCAGCTAACCGGAATCAATGTGATTATGTTTTACGCTCCGGTTCTGTTCAACACCATTGGTTTCACAACCGATGCTTCTCTCATGTCCGCCGTGGTCACTGGCTCGGTCAACGTCGCCGCCACTCTTGTTTCTATCTATGGTGTTGACAAGTGGGGACGTCGGTTTCTCTTTCTTGAAGGCGGTACACAAATGCTAATATGTCAG GCTGTGGTTGCAGCGTGCATAGGGGCCAAGTTCGGGGTAGACGGGACCCCTGGTGAGCTGCCAAAGTGGTATGCTATAGTGGTTGTAACGTTTATTTGCATCTATGTGGCGGGTTTTGCTTGGTCTTGGGGCCCGCTAGGGTGGTTAGTGCCGAGTGAAATCTTCCCGTTGGAGATAAGGTCGGCGGCGCAGAGTATCACGGTGTCGGTGAACATGATCTTCACGTTCATTATCGCGCAAATCTTCTTGATGATGCTTTGCCATTTGAAATTTGGGTTATTCCTCTTTTTTGCCTTCTTCGTGGTGGTGATGTCGATATTTGTATACATATTCTTGCCGGAAACGAAAGGGATTCCGATAGAGGAGATGGGTCAAGTGTGGAGATCACATTGGTATTGGTCAAGGTTTGTGGAGGATGGTGAGTACGGGAATGCGCTTGAGATGGGCAAGAGTACTAACCAAGGAACTAAGCATGTTTGA
- the LOC104759173 gene encoding F-box protein At1g11270, with translation MLKRDRSSVGSEKDGSRGLVLKRHRSSLVELLLQDVVELILERLPVESLVRLKSVSKSWKSTIESHPFQERQFMRRMKSRGPDVLSVFLSLSDDDDDDVPNTVAERIVLGSSVACTFRFPVTGSRICHGSCDGLLCIYCVYTPSVVVNPATGWHQTFPLSNLQNYLNDNNCYIQEYPLPNTKLGFGKDKLRGTYKPVWLYNSSEFGLDNVTTCEVFDFSTNAWRYVHPASPYRVNDHHDPVYLDGSLHWLTTCKEEPKLLSFDLHTETFQVISKAPSSTEREGIMCVLDNRLCVCESDGLTK, from the coding sequence aTGTTGAAAAGAGACCGCTCGAGTGTTGGATCGGAAAAAGATGGCTCGAGGGGTTTGGTATTGAAAAGGCATCGGTCCAGTTTGGTGGAGTTGTTACTACAGGATGTTGTAGAGCTCATCCTCGAGAGGCTTCCTGTGGAGTCTCTGGTAAGGTTGAAGTCTGTATCCAAAAGCTGGAAGTCCACAATCGAGTCCCACCCTTTCCAGGAGCGACAGTTCATGCGTCGTATGAAGTCCCGAGGTCCAGATGTTCTTTCAGTATTCCTAAGtttatctgatgatgatgatgatgatgttccgAATACAGTTGCTGAAAGGATTGTGTTGGGGTCATCCGTAGCTTGTACGTTCAGGTTCCCTGTTACGGGCAGCAGGATCTGCCATGGTAGTTGTGACGGTCTTCTATGCATCTACTGTGTTTACACTCCGAGCGTCGTGGTGAATCCCGCCACCGGATGGCATCAGACTTTTCCTCTTTCCAACTTGCAAAATTACCTCAACGACAACAACTGTTATATACAAGAGTATCCCTTGCCAAATACTAAGCTTGGATTTGGTAAAGACAAACTCAGGGGCACGTATAAGCCAGTTTGGTTGTATAATTCTTCCGAATTTGGCCTCGACAACGTTACCACTTGTGAAGTTTTCGATTTTAGCACCAATGCTTGGAGGTACGTTCACCCTGCTTCTCCTTACCGGGTAAATGATCACCATGATCCCGTGTATTTAGATGGGTCACTCCACTGGCTCACCACGTGTAAAGAAGAACCCAAGTTACTATCTTTCGATCTTCACACCGAAACGTTTCAAGTTATCTCCAAAGCTCCCTCTTCCACTGAACGTGAAGGCATCATGTGCGTCCTCGATAATCGCTTGTGCGTATGCGAGAGCGATGGGCTAACCAAGTGA
- the LOC104755378 gene encoding G-type lectin S-receptor-like serine/threonine-protein kinase At1g11280 isoform X3: protein MGIHLGEIGIVLFPCFLGLSIFLSCGYAAITISSPLTLGQTLSSPGGTYELGFFTPNNSQNQYVGIWFKKITPRVVVWVANRETPITNPVANLTISSNGSLILLDSRKNVVWSTRRPSTSNNCHAKLLDTGNLVIVDDVSGNLLWQSFENLGDTMLPYSSLMYNLANGERRVLSSWKSHTDPSPGDFVVQLTPQVPAQIVTMRGSALYKRSGPWAKTGFTGVPLMDESYTSPFSLSQDVGNGTGYFSYLQRNSELTRVIITSEGYVKTFMYNRTGWVLKFVTPANSCDLYGACGPFGLCVTSNPTKCKCIRGFVPTLSCGCVRRTGLSCQAKSSTKTQGKGSDVFYRLANVKPPDLYEYASFVDADQCHQGCLNNCSCTAFAYITGIGCLLWNQELIDTVRYSIGGEFLSIRLASSELAGSRRTKIIASSISLSIFVILAFATFKYWRYRAKQNDSWKNGLEPQEISGLTFFEMNTIRAATNNFNVSNKLGQGGFGPVYKGKLPDRKEVAVKRLSSSSGQGTEEFMNEIKLISKLQHRNLVRLLGCCIDGEEKLLIYEFLVNKSLDNFLFDLTLKLQIDWPKRFNIIQGVARGLLYLHRDSCLRVIHRDLKVSNILLDENMNPKISDFGLARMFQGTQHQDNTRRVVGTLGYMSPEYAWTGMFSEKSDIYAFGVLQLEIISGKKISSLSCGKEGKTLLEYAWESWVETGGVDMLDQDISSSCSPVEVARCVQIGLLCIQQQAIDRPNIAQVVSMITSATDLPTPKQPVFALQIQDQESVVSVSESVNHITQTEIYGR from the exons ATGGGAATACACTTGGGAGAGATTGGTATTGTTCTCTTTCCTTGCTTTCTGGGGTTAAGTATATTCTTAAGCTGTGGCTATGCAGCTATAACTATTTCAAGTCCTTTGACATTGGGTCAAACTCTTAGTTCCCCTGGTGGAACTTATGAGTTAGGATTCTTCACGCCTAACAACTCTCAGAATCAGTATGTCGGGATCTGGTTCAAGAAAATTACACCACGGGTGGTTGTGTGGGTGGCTAACAGAGAAACGCCGATCACAAATCCTGTGGCAAACCTTACTATCAGCAGTAATGGTAGTCTTATTTTGCTTGACAGCAGAAAAAATGTTGTTTGGTCAACCAGAAGACCTTCCACATCTAACAACTGTCATGCAAAGCTCTTAGATACTGGAAATCTTGTCATCGTTGATGATGTTTCAGGAAATCTTTTGTGGCAAAGTTTCGAGAATCTTGGTGATACTATGTTGCCTTACTCATCGCTGATGTACAACCTTGCCAATGGGGAGAGGCGAGTATTGAGTTCATGGAAAAGCCACACTGATCCATCCCCTGGTGATTTTGTAGTTCAGCTAACGCCACAAGTGCCAGCACAGATTGTTACTATGAGAGGCTCGGCACTTTATAAGAGAAGTGGTCCATGGGCTAAGACCGGGTTCACTGGCGTACCACTAATGGATGAATCGTACACAAGTCCATTCAGCCTTTCACAAGATGTAGGAAATGGAACAGGGTACTTCTCTTATCTACAGAGAAATTCTGAGCTTACACGAGTCATCATAACATCAGAGGGATATGTAAAGACTTTTATGTACAATAGGACAGGCTGGGTTTTGAAATTTGTGACTCCAGCGAATTCATGTGATCTGTATGGTGCATGTGGACCTTTTGGATTGTGTGTGACGTCCAATCCCACAAAGTGTAAATGCATAAGAGGGTTTGTACCAACATTATCTTGTGGATGTGTGAGACGTACAGGATTATCTTGTCAGGCAAAATCATCtacaaaaacacaaggaaaagGATCAGACGTCTTCTATCGTCTGGCTAATGTAAAGCCTCCGGATCTCTACGAATACGCAAGCTTTGTGGATGCAGATCAATGCCACCAGGGTTGTCTCAACAATTGCTCTTGCACTGCTTTTGCGTATATTACTGGAATTGGATGTTTGCTTTGGAATCAAGAGCTAATAGACACAGTTAGATATTCCATTGGAGGAGAGTTTCTTTCCATTCGTCTTGCAAGTTCAGAACTGG CCGGAAGCAGGAGAACCAAGATTATTGCGAGTAGTATCAGCCTTTccatttttgtgattttagcCTTTGCCACATTTAAGTACTGGAGATACAGAGCAAAGCAAAATG ATTCATGGAAAAATGGTTTGGAACCACAAGAAATCTCAGGTTTAACATTCTTTGAGATGAATACTATACGAGCTGCTACCAATAACTTCAATGTTTCAAACAAACTCGGTCAAGGTGGATTTGGTCCCGTTTATAAG GGAAAACTGCCAGACAGGAAGGAAGTAGCCGTTAAACGCCTTTCTAGTAGCTCAGGACAGGGCACAGAAGAGTTCATGAACGAAATAAAACTCATCTCAAAACTACAACACAGAAACTTGGTTCGGCTTTTGGGATGTTGCATTGATGGAGAAGAAAAGCTACTAATTTATGAGTTTCTAGTGAACAAAAGCCTCGATAATTTTCTCTTTG ATTTGACGCTAAAGCTTCAGATTGATTGGCCTAAGAGGTTCAACATCATTCAAGGTGTTGCACGTGGGCTTCTCTATCTTCATCGTGACTCATGCCTGAGGGTCATACACCGAGATCTGAAGGTCAGCAACATTCTCTTGGACGAGAACATGAACccaaaaatatcagattttggaTTGGCTCGGATGTTTCAAGGAACCCAACATCAAGACAACACTCGTAGGGTTGTTGGAACTTT AGGATACATGTCTCCGGAGTATGCATGGACGGGGATGTTCTCAGAGAAGTCTGACATATATGCTTTCGGAGTTCTGCAGTTAGAAATCATAAGCGGGAAGAAGATTTCAAGCTTGAGCTGTGGAAAGGAAGGCAAAACCCTTCTTGAATAT GCATGGGAATCTTGGGTCGAGACCGGTGGAGTGGATATGCTGGATCAAGATATTAGCAGCTCGTGTTCTCCAGTTGAAGTCGCTCGATGTGTTCAGATTGGTCTACTCTGCATCCAACAACAAGCTATTGATAGGCCAAACATTGCTCAAGTGGTGTCCATGATCACAAGTGCAACAGATCTTCCGACTCCGAAGCAACCAGTCTTTGCATTGCAGATTCAAGATCAAGAGAGTGTTGTCTCAGTGTCAGAGTCTGTGAATCATATAACACAAACGGAGATATATGGGCGATAA
- the LOC104755378 gene encoding G-type lectin S-receptor-like serine/threonine-protein kinase At1g11280 isoform X2: MGIHLGEIGIVLFPCFLGLSIFLSCGYAAITISSPLTLGQTLSSPGGTYELGFFTPNNSQNQYVGIWFKKITPRVVVWVANRETPITNPVANLTISSNGSLILLDSRKNVVWSTRRPSTSNNCHAKLLDTGNLVIVDDVSGNLLWQSFENLGDTMLPYSSLMYNLANGERRVLSSWKSHTDPSPGDFVVQLTPQVPAQIVTMRGSALYKRSGPWAKTGFTGVPLMDESYTSPFSLSQDVGNGTGYFSYLQRNSELTRVIITSEGYVKTFMYNRTGWVLKFVTPANSCDLYGACGPFGLCVTSNPTKCKCIRGFVPTLSCGCVRRTGLSCQAKSSTKTQGKGSDVFYRLANVKPPDLYEYASFVDADQCHQGCLNNCSCTAFAYITGIGCLLWNQELIDTVRYSIGGEFLSIRLASSELAGSRRTKIIASSISLSIFVILAFATFKYWRYRAKQNDSWKNGLEPQEISGLTFFEMNTIRAATNNFNVSNKLGQGGFGPVYKGKLPDRKEVAVKRLSSSSGQGTEEFMNEIKLISKLQHRNLVRLLGCCIDGEEKLLIYEFLVNKSLDNFLFDLTLKLQIDWPKRFNIIQGVARGLLYLHRDSCLRVIHRDLKVSNILLDENMNPKISDFGLARMFQGTQHQDNTRRVVGTFSA; encoded by the exons ATGGGAATACACTTGGGAGAGATTGGTATTGTTCTCTTTCCTTGCTTTCTGGGGTTAAGTATATTCTTAAGCTGTGGCTATGCAGCTATAACTATTTCAAGTCCTTTGACATTGGGTCAAACTCTTAGTTCCCCTGGTGGAACTTATGAGTTAGGATTCTTCACGCCTAACAACTCTCAGAATCAGTATGTCGGGATCTGGTTCAAGAAAATTACACCACGGGTGGTTGTGTGGGTGGCTAACAGAGAAACGCCGATCACAAATCCTGTGGCAAACCTTACTATCAGCAGTAATGGTAGTCTTATTTTGCTTGACAGCAGAAAAAATGTTGTTTGGTCAACCAGAAGACCTTCCACATCTAACAACTGTCATGCAAAGCTCTTAGATACTGGAAATCTTGTCATCGTTGATGATGTTTCAGGAAATCTTTTGTGGCAAAGTTTCGAGAATCTTGGTGATACTATGTTGCCTTACTCATCGCTGATGTACAACCTTGCCAATGGGGAGAGGCGAGTATTGAGTTCATGGAAAAGCCACACTGATCCATCCCCTGGTGATTTTGTAGTTCAGCTAACGCCACAAGTGCCAGCACAGATTGTTACTATGAGAGGCTCGGCACTTTATAAGAGAAGTGGTCCATGGGCTAAGACCGGGTTCACTGGCGTACCACTAATGGATGAATCGTACACAAGTCCATTCAGCCTTTCACAAGATGTAGGAAATGGAACAGGGTACTTCTCTTATCTACAGAGAAATTCTGAGCTTACACGAGTCATCATAACATCAGAGGGATATGTAAAGACTTTTATGTACAATAGGACAGGCTGGGTTTTGAAATTTGTGACTCCAGCGAATTCATGTGATCTGTATGGTGCATGTGGACCTTTTGGATTGTGTGTGACGTCCAATCCCACAAAGTGTAAATGCATAAGAGGGTTTGTACCAACATTATCTTGTGGATGTGTGAGACGTACAGGATTATCTTGTCAGGCAAAATCATCtacaaaaacacaaggaaaagGATCAGACGTCTTCTATCGTCTGGCTAATGTAAAGCCTCCGGATCTCTACGAATACGCAAGCTTTGTGGATGCAGATCAATGCCACCAGGGTTGTCTCAACAATTGCTCTTGCACTGCTTTTGCGTATATTACTGGAATTGGATGTTTGCTTTGGAATCAAGAGCTAATAGACACAGTTAGATATTCCATTGGAGGAGAGTTTCTTTCCATTCGTCTTGCAAGTTCAGAACTGG CCGGAAGCAGGAGAACCAAGATTATTGCGAGTAGTATCAGCCTTTccatttttgtgattttagcCTTTGCCACATTTAAGTACTGGAGATACAGAGCAAAGCAAAATG ATTCATGGAAAAATGGTTTGGAACCACAAGAAATCTCAGGTTTAACATTCTTTGAGATGAATACTATACGAGCTGCTACCAATAACTTCAATGTTTCAAACAAACTCGGTCAAGGTGGATTTGGTCCCGTTTATAAG GGAAAACTGCCAGACAGGAAGGAAGTAGCCGTTAAACGCCTTTCTAGTAGCTCAGGACAGGGCACAGAAGAGTTCATGAACGAAATAAAACTCATCTCAAAACTACAACACAGAAACTTGGTTCGGCTTTTGGGATGTTGCATTGATGGAGAAGAAAAGCTACTAATTTATGAGTTTCTAGTGAACAAAAGCCTCGATAATTTTCTCTTTG ATTTGACGCTAAAGCTTCAGATTGATTGGCCTAAGAGGTTCAACATCATTCAAGGTGTTGCACGTGGGCTTCTCTATCTTCATCGTGACTCATGCCTGAGGGTCATACACCGAGATCTGAAGGTCAGCAACATTCTCTTGGACGAGAACATGAACccaaaaatatcagattttggaTTGGCTCGGATGTTTCAAGGAACCCAACATCAAGACAACACTCGTAGGGTTGTTGGAACTTT TTCGGCATAG
- the LOC104755378 gene encoding G-type lectin S-receptor-like serine/threonine-protein kinase At1g11280 isoform X1, whose protein sequence is MGIHLGEIGIVLFPCFLGLSIFLSCGYAAITISSPLTLGQTLSSPGGTYELGFFTPNNSQNQYVGIWFKKITPRVVVWVANRETPITNPVANLTISSNGSLILLDSRKNVVWSTRRPSTSNNCHAKLLDTGNLVIVDDVSGNLLWQSFENLGDTMLPYSSLMYNLANGERRVLSSWKSHTDPSPGDFVVQLTPQVPAQIVTMRGSALYKRSGPWAKTGFTGVPLMDESYTSPFSLSQDVGNGTGYFSYLQRNSELTRVIITSEGYVKTFMYNRTGWVLKFVTPANSCDLYGACGPFGLCVTSNPTKCKCIRGFVPTLSCGCVRRTGLSCQAKSSTKTQGKGSDVFYRLANVKPPDLYEYASFVDADQCHQGCLNNCSCTAFAYITGIGCLLWNQELIDTVRYSIGGEFLSIRLASSELAGSRRTKIIASSISLSIFVILAFATFKYWRYRAKQNDSWKNGLEPQEISGLTFFEMNTIRAATNNFNVSNKLGQGGFGPVYKGKLPDRKEVAVKRLSSSSGQGTEEFMNEIKLISKLQHRNLVRLLGCCIDGEEKLLIYEFLVNKSLDNFLFDLTLKLQIDWPKRFNIIQGVARGLLYLHRDSCLRVIHRDLKVSNILLDENMNPKISDFGLARMFQGTQHQDNTRRVVGTLAGP, encoded by the exons ATGGGAATACACTTGGGAGAGATTGGTATTGTTCTCTTTCCTTGCTTTCTGGGGTTAAGTATATTCTTAAGCTGTGGCTATGCAGCTATAACTATTTCAAGTCCTTTGACATTGGGTCAAACTCTTAGTTCCCCTGGTGGAACTTATGAGTTAGGATTCTTCACGCCTAACAACTCTCAGAATCAGTATGTCGGGATCTGGTTCAAGAAAATTACACCACGGGTGGTTGTGTGGGTGGCTAACAGAGAAACGCCGATCACAAATCCTGTGGCAAACCTTACTATCAGCAGTAATGGTAGTCTTATTTTGCTTGACAGCAGAAAAAATGTTGTTTGGTCAACCAGAAGACCTTCCACATCTAACAACTGTCATGCAAAGCTCTTAGATACTGGAAATCTTGTCATCGTTGATGATGTTTCAGGAAATCTTTTGTGGCAAAGTTTCGAGAATCTTGGTGATACTATGTTGCCTTACTCATCGCTGATGTACAACCTTGCCAATGGGGAGAGGCGAGTATTGAGTTCATGGAAAAGCCACACTGATCCATCCCCTGGTGATTTTGTAGTTCAGCTAACGCCACAAGTGCCAGCACAGATTGTTACTATGAGAGGCTCGGCACTTTATAAGAGAAGTGGTCCATGGGCTAAGACCGGGTTCACTGGCGTACCACTAATGGATGAATCGTACACAAGTCCATTCAGCCTTTCACAAGATGTAGGAAATGGAACAGGGTACTTCTCTTATCTACAGAGAAATTCTGAGCTTACACGAGTCATCATAACATCAGAGGGATATGTAAAGACTTTTATGTACAATAGGACAGGCTGGGTTTTGAAATTTGTGACTCCAGCGAATTCATGTGATCTGTATGGTGCATGTGGACCTTTTGGATTGTGTGTGACGTCCAATCCCACAAAGTGTAAATGCATAAGAGGGTTTGTACCAACATTATCTTGTGGATGTGTGAGACGTACAGGATTATCTTGTCAGGCAAAATCATCtacaaaaacacaaggaaaagGATCAGACGTCTTCTATCGTCTGGCTAATGTAAAGCCTCCGGATCTCTACGAATACGCAAGCTTTGTGGATGCAGATCAATGCCACCAGGGTTGTCTCAACAATTGCTCTTGCACTGCTTTTGCGTATATTACTGGAATTGGATGTTTGCTTTGGAATCAAGAGCTAATAGACACAGTTAGATATTCCATTGGAGGAGAGTTTCTTTCCATTCGTCTTGCAAGTTCAGAACTGG CCGGAAGCAGGAGAACCAAGATTATTGCGAGTAGTATCAGCCTTTccatttttgtgattttagcCTTTGCCACATTTAAGTACTGGAGATACAGAGCAAAGCAAAATG ATTCATGGAAAAATGGTTTGGAACCACAAGAAATCTCAGGTTTAACATTCTTTGAGATGAATACTATACGAGCTGCTACCAATAACTTCAATGTTTCAAACAAACTCGGTCAAGGTGGATTTGGTCCCGTTTATAAG GGAAAACTGCCAGACAGGAAGGAAGTAGCCGTTAAACGCCTTTCTAGTAGCTCAGGACAGGGCACAGAAGAGTTCATGAACGAAATAAAACTCATCTCAAAACTACAACACAGAAACTTGGTTCGGCTTTTGGGATGTTGCATTGATGGAGAAGAAAAGCTACTAATTTATGAGTTTCTAGTGAACAAAAGCCTCGATAATTTTCTCTTTG ATTTGACGCTAAAGCTTCAGATTGATTGGCCTAAGAGGTTCAACATCATTCAAGGTGTTGCACGTGGGCTTCTCTATCTTCATCGTGACTCATGCCTGAGGGTCATACACCGAGATCTGAAGGTCAGCAACATTCTCTTGGACGAGAACATGAACccaaaaatatcagattttggaTTGGCTCGGATGTTTCAAGGAACCCAACATCAAGACAACACTCGTAGGGTTGTTGGAACTTT GGCCGGTCCATAG